Proteins encoded in a region of the Scrofimicrobium sp. R131 genome:
- a CDS encoding ABC transporter ATP-binding protein, which produces MSNPNMRDDEEVVEEVIDEEEHRAAPAGGHGPGGRPPGKAQQFGPSFFRMIGLMAPYKWAMLLVSLLGAGGVVLSVVAPKVLARATDLLFSGFISKRIPAGANLDQAIEMMRAKGDTDMANMVESMNITPGQGVDFKALAAVLTLVLVLYLVSALLMWLQGYILNIVMVKAMWRLREQIEDKIHKLPLSYFDRNRRGDLISRVTNDIDNITQTLQQSLSSAITSVFMVIGVVAMMLSISWKLTLIVLVSLPLMAIIFGVIGPKSQKAFATQWMKVGALNNRVEESFSGHALVRVYGQTERFESQFAQENEELYRASFKAQFLSGAMMPSTRFVGNIVYVGVAVIGGLMVASGKMSLGNVQAFIQYAQQFNQPVGQLGGMAVAVQSGVASAERVFEILDAPNEEPDSPDAPAPVEGDGKIIFENVSFSYTPERPLIKNLSFEVQPEQTVAIVGPTGAGKTTLVNLLMRFYELDGGRITVNGQDISKLTRKDVRARTGMVLQDPWLFAGTVLDNIRFGNEDATEEQVREAAKATYVDWLIKSLPHGYETVLDEDAANLSAGERQLLTITRAFVSQPSILILDEATSAVDTRTERLLQKAMGALQKGRTSFVIAHRLSTIRDADLILVMEDGDIVEQGNHEELIKRHGAYYRLYNAQFEGSFAEDEELTDELNPGSE; this is translated from the coding sequence ATGAGCAACCCAAATATGCGTGATGATGAGGAAGTCGTCGAGGAAGTAATCGACGAAGAAGAGCATCGGGCGGCACCGGCCGGCGGGCACGGCCCCGGTGGGCGCCCGCCGGGCAAGGCCCAGCAGTTCGGCCCCAGCTTCTTCCGGATGATCGGTCTGATGGCTCCCTACAAGTGGGCCATGCTGCTGGTCTCGCTGCTGGGAGCCGGGGGAGTGGTCCTGTCTGTCGTCGCCCCCAAGGTGTTGGCGAGGGCCACCGACCTGCTGTTCTCCGGGTTTATCTCCAAGCGGATTCCCGCCGGGGCCAATCTGGACCAGGCGATCGAAATGATGCGGGCCAAGGGCGATACCGACATGGCCAACATGGTCGAGTCGATGAACATCACCCCGGGGCAGGGGGTCGACTTCAAGGCTCTGGCGGCGGTCCTGACCCTGGTGTTGGTGCTCTACCTGGTTTCGGCCCTGCTGATGTGGTTGCAGGGGTACATCCTCAATATCGTCATGGTGAAAGCCATGTGGCGGCTGCGTGAGCAGATCGAGGACAAGATCCACAAGCTGCCGCTCAGCTACTTTGACCGAAACCGGCGCGGTGACCTGATTTCCCGCGTGACCAACGACATCGACAACATCACCCAGACGCTGCAGCAGTCGCTCTCCAGCGCGATCACCTCGGTTTTCATGGTGATCGGCGTAGTGGCGATGATGCTGAGCATCTCTTGGAAGCTGACGCTGATTGTGCTCGTGTCCCTGCCGTTGATGGCGATCATTTTCGGTGTCATCGGGCCCAAGTCACAAAAGGCCTTCGCCACCCAGTGGATGAAGGTCGGGGCGCTGAACAACCGGGTGGAAGAGTCCTTCTCCGGTCACGCTCTCGTCCGGGTCTACGGCCAGACTGAGAGATTCGAGTCCCAGTTTGCCCAGGAAAACGAGGAACTGTACCGGGCCTCCTTCAAGGCTCAGTTCCTTTCTGGCGCGATGATGCCGTCCACCCGTTTCGTCGGCAACATTGTCTACGTCGGGGTGGCCGTAATCGGGGGCCTGATGGTCGCCTCGGGCAAGATGAGCCTCGGCAACGTGCAGGCCTTCATCCAGTACGCTCAGCAGTTCAACCAGCCGGTGGGTCAACTCGGCGGCATGGCCGTTGCGGTCCAGTCGGGCGTGGCTTCGGCCGAGCGGGTGTTCGAGATCCTGGACGCCCCTAACGAGGAACCAGACTCACCCGATGCACCGGCCCCGGTGGAGGGTGACGGCAAGATCATCTTCGAGAACGTCAGCTTCTCCTACACCCCGGAGCGTCCGCTGATCAAGAACCTCTCCTTTGAGGTCCAACCAGAACAGACGGTGGCCATTGTGGGACCCACCGGCGCAGGCAAGACCACCCTGGTCAACCTGCTGATGCGGTTCTACGAACTCGATGGTGGGCGAATCACGGTCAACGGGCAGGACATTTCGAAGCTGACCCGGAAAGACGTGCGCGCTCGGACCGGGATGGTGCTGCAGGACCCCTGGCTGTTTGCTGGGACCGTCCTGGACAACATTCGGTTTGGCAACGAAGATGCGACCGAAGAGCAGGTTCGTGAGGCGGCCAAGGCCACCTACGTCGACTGGCTGATCAAGTCGTTGCCGCACGGGTACGAAACCGTGCTCGACGAAGATGCGGCCAACCTGTCGGCCGGTGAACGCCAGTTGCTCACCATCACCCGGGCCTTTGTCTCGCAGCCGTCCATTCTGATTCTGGATGAGGCCACCTCGGCGGTCGATACCCGGACCGAGCGGCTGCTGCAAAAGGCGATGGGAGCCCTGCAGAAGGGGCGCACCTCCTTTGTCATTGCCCACCGCCTCTCGACCATTCGGGATGCGGACCTGATCCTGGTAATGGAGGATGGCGACATCGTGGAGCAGGGGAACCACGAGGAACTGATCAAGCGTCACGGGGCCTACTACCGGCTCTACAACGCCCAGTTCGAGGGGTCCTTCGCGGAAGACGAAGAGCTGACCGATGAGCTGAACCCGGGGAGCGAATAG
- a CDS encoding MFS transporter gives MNTTSGLWQGRAYVLWLISDTAKGLGGSLFGFALPLIALFLTDDPVAAGIVGAVSLTLRLICTLGGGWAADRFHRIGLMIAGALLSFLLAALLLGLTVTDNLAFSSLLVVTSLMSVRGGLFDVAGESALKDLVPAHQVGRAQATNQGRDAVLQLLGGPLGGFLLGAGIWVLAAVMTLSQAVSALFAVLLGRRVSRHGYAGTQPESAPQGTGGMKQALSWLLHRREIRQILFVFTAINLGFGTGMTTVIYSLQQEGYSAAQIGLLSFWLGVSMLLGAMVSPKLIDRFPVGPLSVAGLALATAGFVLVPFMHTLPAIIATLAVCTVLIPLVNAGLLGYFMVATPTSMLGRANSIVQFLAMMAAPLAPLVAGIGLVQIGRTGTLLLSAAVCVLATLMAGLDRGARGIPRAPEWPAYAEKFEVRVS, from the coding sequence ATGAACACCACTTCCGGGCTCTGGCAGGGCCGAGCATACGTTCTTTGGCTGATCAGCGACACCGCGAAGGGACTGGGCGGCTCGCTCTTTGGGTTTGCCCTCCCCCTGATCGCCCTGTTCCTGACCGACGACCCGGTGGCGGCCGGAATCGTCGGCGCCGTGTCCCTCACCCTGCGTCTGATCTGCACTCTGGGCGGAGGCTGGGCGGCAGATCGCTTCCACCGGATCGGCCTGATGATCGCTGGGGCACTCCTGTCGTTCCTTCTGGCCGCCCTCCTGCTTGGGCTGACCGTCACCGACAACCTGGCGTTCAGCTCGCTTCTGGTGGTCACCTCACTGATGTCTGTTCGTGGCGGGCTGTTCGACGTGGCCGGCGAGTCGGCCCTGAAAGACCTGGTCCCCGCCCATCAGGTTGGGCGGGCCCAAGCGACCAACCAGGGACGGGACGCGGTACTGCAACTCCTGGGTGGACCCCTTGGCGGCTTCCTCCTGGGAGCCGGAATTTGGGTGTTGGCAGCGGTGATGACGCTCTCGCAAGCGGTTTCTGCCCTCTTCGCGGTCCTGCTGGGTCGCCGGGTGAGTCGGCACGGCTACGCCGGTACCCAGCCCGAGTCAGCCCCGCAGGGCACCGGAGGGATGAAGCAGGCGTTGAGCTGGCTGCTGCACCGCCGCGAAATCCGGCAGATCCTTTTCGTCTTTACCGCAATCAACCTGGGGTTTGGCACCGGGATGACCACGGTCATCTACTCGCTCCAGCAGGAAGGATACAGTGCCGCGCAGATCGGTTTGCTCTCGTTCTGGCTGGGGGTGTCGATGCTGCTGGGAGCGATGGTCAGTCCCAAGCTCATCGACCGGTTCCCGGTTGGGCCGCTCTCGGTGGCCGGGTTGGCGCTGGCCACGGCCGGCTTCGTCCTGGTGCCGTTCATGCACACCCTCCCCGCGATCATCGCCACCCTGGCCGTCTGTACGGTGCTGATCCCGCTGGTCAATGCCGGTCTCCTGGGGTACTTCATGGTGGCGACCCCCACCTCCATGCTGGGCCGGGCCAACTCGATCGTCCAGTTTCTCGCGATGATGGCCGCTCCCCTGGCGCCGCTGGTGGCGGGGATCGGTCTGGTCCAAATCGGCCGGACCGGAACTCTGCTGCTCAGCGCCGCGGTGTGCGTACTGGCAACGCTGATGGCGGGCCTGGACCGAGGGGCACGAGGAATCCCCCGTGCCCCAGAGTGGCCCGCCTACGCGGAGAAGTTCGAAGTCCGCGTCAGCTAG
- a CDS encoding winged helix-turn-helix domain-containing protein — protein sequence MAEQMGPDRNAAEVTMTTAMLKAMAHPIRREIMRYLAKAGHGRAADVGAALGLPANQVSFHLRTLGEAGFIEVDETLARDRRDRVWKLIPQPRSLGSPEAPVADEQLGQVMLAQLWEDHQLLARRLLAWVPEYVSGRTKEVHGTFLHSSVRTTPERFVALVEQIQELLVAIPDEEPGPDVALWDIALLAADDQI from the coding sequence ATGGCTGAACAGATGGGCCCGGATCGAAATGCTGCTGAGGTCACGATGACCACCGCCATGCTGAAGGCAATGGCACACCCGATTCGGCGCGAAATCATGAGGTATCTGGCGAAGGCCGGCCACGGGAGAGCGGCCGATGTAGGGGCGGCGCTCGGGTTGCCGGCGAACCAGGTGAGCTTCCACCTGCGCACTCTGGGGGAGGCCGGCTTCATCGAGGTGGATGAGACCCTGGCCCGGGATCGGCGCGACCGAGTCTGGAAACTTATTCCTCAGCCCAGGAGCCTCGGTAGTCCGGAGGCGCCGGTGGCCGACGAGCAGTTGGGACAGGTGATGCTGGCGCAGCTGTGGGAAGATCACCAACTCCTGGCTCGCCGACTCCTGGCTTGGGTGCCAGAGTACGTTAGCGGCCGAACCAAAGAGGTTCACGGCACGTTCCTGCACAGTTCGGTGCGGACCACGCCGGAACGCTTTGTTGCCCTGGTCGAACAGATCCAAGAGCTACTAGTCGCGATTCCTGATGAGGAGCCGGGGCCGGACGTGGCCCTGTGGGACATCGCGCTGCTGGCGGCGGACGACCAAATCTGA
- the carB gene encoding carbamoyl-phosphate synthase large subunit — protein MPKREDIQSVLVIGSGPIVIGQAAEFDYSGTQACRILREEGLRVILVNSNPATIMTDPEFADATYIEPITPDMVERIIAKERPDALLPTLGGQTALNTAVALSESGVLDRYGVELIGVQVEAIQAGEDRQLFKEAVEACGAEVCRSFIAHSMDDCLSAAEALGYPLVVRPSFTMGGLGSGMAFDEDQLRRIAGAGLQDSPTHEVLLEESILGWKEIELEMIRDLADNIVTVCSIENVDPVGVHTGDSITVAPAMTLTEAEYQNICQIGADLIRQVGVRSSGCNIQFAIHPENGRVIVIEMNPRVSRSSALASKATGYPIAKIAARLAIGYLLTEIPNEFAPSLTAADGPQIDYVAVKVPRFAFEKFTAGDTTLTTTMKSVGEAMALGRNFMEALNKAFRSIDKPGVGFSWSEPVPTAAQVADLLQAVQTPTEERLNQIQQAIRGGATLEQLNEATDIDPWFLDQFFLLEEVAQELAGSAHLDASLLRRAKEIGFSDQQIAQIRGLSEETVREVRHAYDLRPVYKTVDTCAGLSESNSSYYYSAYDTQTEVAPRTRPAVMILGSGPNRIGQGIEFDYSCVHAALTLKGQYETIMVNCNPETVSTDYDTADRLYFEPITFEDVLEIYQAESQVGPVVGVIVQLGGQTPLKLARELEAAGLPIWGTSPSAIDLAEDRGQFGQVLLDGGLAAPAFGSASGLRQALQVADTVGYPVLVRPSYVLGGRGMEIVYSPDQLTDYVRRTVPGAAQSIADRGQARFPSPVLIDHFLDEAVEIDVDALFDGTDLFVGGIMEHIEEAGIHSGDSSCILPPVTISSQMITQIREATRRIAEGVGVRGLLNVQFAISSDVLYVLEANPRASRTVPFVAKATGVPLAQAAALIMSGRSVAELKQTGVLPQADPTEGSWTGPLAVKEAVLPFKRFRRPDGRVVDNILGPEMLSTGEVMGLDANLPMAFAKSQAAAYGGLPTGGTVFVSVADRHKRSIVFPVERLHDLGFEILATRGTAEVLRRYAIPVREVARLSESGPDSELDNIVKLIVDGQVDMVVNTPTGQEDSRSDGYAIRNATTSADRPIVTTIQQFGLAVLAIEAVQKGNFTVESLQEYEQRRALPSRES, from the coding sequence ATGCCCAAACGCGAAGATATTCAATCGGTCCTGGTGATCGGTTCCGGCCCAATTGTGATTGGGCAGGCAGCAGAATTTGACTACTCCGGCACCCAGGCGTGCCGGATTTTGCGAGAAGAGGGCCTGCGGGTCATCCTGGTCAACTCGAACCCGGCCACCATTATGACCGACCCGGAGTTTGCCGACGCCACCTATATTGAGCCGATTACTCCGGATATGGTCGAGCGAATTATCGCCAAGGAACGCCCGGACGCGCTGCTCCCAACTCTGGGGGGCCAGACCGCGCTGAACACGGCGGTGGCCCTCTCGGAGAGCGGGGTCCTGGACCGGTACGGGGTCGAGCTGATCGGTGTTCAGGTGGAGGCGATTCAGGCCGGCGAGGACCGGCAGCTGTTCAAGGAGGCGGTGGAAGCTTGCGGAGCTGAGGTTTGCCGCTCCTTCATCGCCCACTCAATGGATGACTGCCTGAGCGCGGCCGAGGCCCTCGGTTACCCGCTCGTGGTCCGCCCCTCGTTCACCATGGGTGGACTGGGCTCCGGAATGGCCTTCGACGAGGATCAACTGCGTCGAATTGCCGGCGCGGGCCTGCAGGATTCCCCCACGCACGAGGTGCTGCTGGAGGAGTCTATCCTCGGGTGGAAAGAGATCGAACTGGAGATGATCCGGGACCTGGCCGACAACATCGTGACGGTCTGCTCGATTGAGAACGTCGACCCGGTCGGAGTCCACACCGGGGATTCGATTACCGTTGCGCCTGCCATGACGCTGACCGAAGCCGAGTATCAAAACATCTGCCAAATCGGGGCTGACTTGATTCGCCAGGTGGGGGTGCGTTCCTCCGGGTGTAACATCCAGTTCGCCATTCACCCCGAGAACGGGCGGGTCATCGTAATTGAGATGAACCCGCGGGTTTCCCGGTCCTCAGCTCTCGCCTCCAAAGCCACCGGCTACCCGATTGCCAAGATTGCGGCTCGCCTCGCGATCGGCTACCTGCTGACCGAGATTCCGAACGAGTTCGCACCCAGCCTGACCGCGGCTGACGGTCCGCAGATCGACTACGTGGCCGTGAAGGTGCCCCGGTTTGCGTTCGAGAAGTTCACCGCCGGAGACACTACCTTGACCACCACGATGAAATCGGTTGGGGAAGCGATGGCGCTCGGCCGGAACTTCATGGAGGCGCTGAACAAGGCGTTCCGCTCAATCGACAAGCCCGGGGTTGGCTTCAGCTGGTCCGAGCCCGTCCCCACCGCAGCGCAGGTGGCGGACCTCCTCCAGGCCGTGCAGACCCCAACCGAGGAGCGGCTGAACCAAATTCAGCAGGCCATCCGCGGGGGAGCCACCCTGGAGCAGCTGAACGAGGCGACCGACATCGATCCTTGGTTCCTAGACCAGTTCTTCCTGCTGGAGGAGGTGGCGCAAGAGCTGGCCGGTAGCGCCCACCTGGATGCCTCCCTGCTGCGCCGCGCCAAAGAGATCGGCTTCTCCGACCAGCAGATCGCCCAGATCCGGGGCCTGAGCGAGGAAACAGTCCGCGAGGTCCGCCACGCCTACGATCTGCGCCCGGTCTACAAGACCGTGGATACCTGCGCCGGTTTGAGCGAGTCGAACTCGAGCTACTACTACTCCGCCTATGACACGCAGACCGAGGTGGCTCCACGCACGCGCCCGGCAGTGATGATCCTGGGGTCGGGTCCGAACCGGATCGGGCAGGGAATCGAGTTTGATTACTCCTGCGTTCACGCCGCGCTGACCCTGAAGGGCCAGTACGAGACGATCATGGTCAACTGCAACCCGGAGACGGTCTCCACCGACTACGACACGGCCGATCGCCTCTACTTTGAGCCGATCACCTTCGAGGACGTGCTGGAGATCTACCAGGCGGAATCGCAGGTTGGACCCGTGGTTGGGGTAATCGTGCAACTCGGCGGCCAAACTCCCTTGAAGTTGGCGCGCGAACTGGAGGCGGCCGGCCTGCCAATTTGGGGGACCTCCCCCTCGGCCATCGACTTGGCGGAAGATCGCGGTCAGTTCGGGCAGGTGCTGCTCGACGGCGGCTTGGCTGCCCCCGCTTTCGGCTCAGCGTCAGGTCTGCGCCAGGCGCTGCAGGTGGCTGACACCGTCGGCTACCCGGTCCTGGTGCGCCCGTCCTACGTCCTGGGCGGACGCGGAATGGAGATTGTCTACAGTCCGGATCAGCTGACCGACTATGTTCGTCGGACGGTGCCCGGGGCCGCCCAGAGCATCGCCGACCGCGGCCAGGCTCGGTTCCCCTCCCCCGTGCTGATCGACCACTTCCTGGATGAGGCGGTCGAGATTGACGTGGACGCCCTGTTTGACGGGACCGACCTCTTCGTCGGCGGCATCATGGAGCACATCGAGGAAGCCGGGATTCACTCCGGTGATTCCTCCTGCATCCTGCCGCCGGTGACCATCTCCTCGCAGATGATCACCCAAATTCGGGAGGCGACCCGGAGGATTGCCGAAGGTGTCGGGGTCCGCGGCCTGCTCAATGTGCAGTTCGCGATCTCTTCCGACGTCCTCTACGTCCTGGAGGCAAACCCGCGGGCGTCGAGAACCGTCCCCTTCGTCGCCAAAGCCACCGGGGTGCCCCTGGCTCAGGCGGCTGCCCTGATCATGTCCGGCCGCTCCGTCGCCGAGCTGAAGCAGACGGGGGTCCTCCCCCAGGCCGATCCGACCGAAGGTAGTTGGACGGGCCCGTTGGCCGTAAAGGAAGCGGTCCTGCCGTTCAAGCGTTTCCGGCGCCCAGACGGTCGCGTGGTGGACAACATCCTCGGTCCGGAGATGCTCTCCACCGGCGAGGTGATGGGGCTGGATGCCAACCTGCCGATGGCTTTCGCCAAGTCCCAGGCCGCCGCCTACGGAGGGTTGCCCACCGGCGGGACTGTCTTTGTCTCGGTGGCTGATCGGCACAAGCGATCCATTGTCTTCCCGGTCGAGCGACTGCACGACCTGGGGTTTGAGATCCTGGCCACCCGTGGCACCGCCGAGGTCCTGCGTCGATACGCCATTCCCGTTCGCGAGGTCGCCCGCCTGTCCGAGTCGGGTCCCGACAGCGAGTTGGACAACATCGTCAAACTGATCGTGGACGGTCAGGTGGACATGGTGGTGAACACCCCGACCGGCCAGGAGGACAGCCGCTCGGACGGGTACGCGATCCGCAACGCAACGACCTCCGCTGACCGCCCGATCGTGACCACCATCCAGCAGTTTGGGTTGGCCGTGTTGGCGATTGAGGCAGTACAGAAGGGGAACTTTACCGTCGAGTCCCTCCAGGAGTACGAGCAGCGGCGGGCTTTGCCCTCGCGCGAATCCTGA
- a CDS encoding carbamoyl-phosphate synthase domain-containing protein: MTDLQRAILILQDGTTFRGRPWGARGRAIGPVRLDPTATGFAEALADPLNAGGLVLFTYPHVGNTGHENQELVAAGCIAREPARRPSHWQSAGPLPEAMAAAGVVGISHLDTRALTRHLVQTGPQLGAIFSGEALPLPQWQLTESDNSALPADVVASLLEVFAELEGQD; the protein is encoded by the coding sequence ATGACTGACCTGCAACGGGCAATCCTAATTCTGCAAGATGGAACTACGTTCCGGGGAAGGCCGTGGGGGGCACGAGGCCGAGCAATAGGGCCGGTCCGCCTTGATCCCACTGCCACTGGTTTTGCCGAGGCGCTGGCGGATCCTCTCAACGCGGGGGGCCTGGTGCTGTTCACCTACCCGCACGTGGGCAACACCGGTCATGAGAACCAGGAGCTGGTTGCTGCCGGGTGCATCGCGCGCGAGCCGGCCCGCCGGCCTTCGCACTGGCAGTCGGCCGGACCGCTGCCCGAAGCAATGGCAGCTGCCGGGGTGGTGGGCATTTCCCACCTCGACACCCGAGCCCTGACCCGCCACCTGGTCCAGACCGGTCCTCAGCTGGGAGCGATCTTCTCGGGCGAAGCCCTCCCACTGCCGCAGTGGCAGCTGACCGAGAGTGATAACTCTGCGCTTCCGGCCGACGTGGTCGCCTCATTGCTCGAAGTTTTTGCCGAATTGGAGGGACAGGACTAA
- the deoD gene encoding purine-nucleoside phosphorylase produces the protein MATPHIEAENGDFAPAVIMPGDPKRAERIAHLILDEPRQVNSVRGMLGFTGTYQGQPLSVMGSGMGQPSIAIYATELFQFYGVERIIRVGTCGGISPKVSVGDTIVAMGAHTNSNFNDHRIPQVAFSALASYPLLSAAVSAAPEDLRLHVGAIFSSDAFYRVVPGQLEALAQYDVLGVEMETAALYGIAAELGKQALTVLTVSDHLLDHSGDMTAEERETKFQGALTLAAAAALS, from the coding sequence ATGGCAACTCCGCATATTGAGGCCGAAAACGGCGATTTTGCGCCCGCAGTGATCATGCCTGGTGACCCCAAGCGTGCCGAGCGGATCGCCCATCTGATCTTGGATGAGCCCCGCCAGGTGAACTCCGTGCGCGGCATGCTCGGCTTCACCGGGACCTACCAGGGCCAGCCGCTGTCCGTGATGGGCTCGGGGATGGGTCAGCCGTCCATCGCCATCTACGCCACCGAGCTGTTCCAGTTCTACGGGGTGGAGCGGATCATCCGGGTGGGTACCTGCGGTGGAATCAGCCCGAAGGTCTCCGTCGGTGACACGATTGTGGCGATGGGCGCCCACACCAACTCCAACTTCAACGACCACCGGATCCCGCAGGTGGCTTTCTCGGCATTGGCCTCCTACCCGCTGCTGTCCGCTGCGGTCTCGGCCGCCCCGGAAGATCTGCGGCTCCACGTGGGGGCGATTTTCTCCTCGGACGCGTTCTATCGGGTTGTCCCCGGTCAGTTGGAGGCGCTGGCCCAGTACGACGTGCTCGGGGTTGAGATGGAGACCGCCGCGCTCTACGGGATTGCTGCGGAGCTCGGGAAGCAGGCGCTGACCGTGCTCACCGTCTCCGATCACCTGTTGGATCACTCCGGCGACATGACGGCCGAGGAGCGGGAGACCAAGTTCCAGGGGGCCCTGACCTTGGCGGCAGCCGCGGCTTTGTCTTAG
- a CDS encoding HAD-IIB family hydrolase, which yields MRLVAFDLDDTLAPSKSELPPSMGTALRSLLARVPVCVISGGNFAQFESQLLAGLNAEEVLLERLHLMPTCGTQYLRRQQGRWDQVYEEALSPEQKQRAIAALTVAAHDLGLWETDPWGDIIEDRHTQITFSALGQQAPLAAKKAWDPTGEKKAALVRLLSPALPDLEVRGGGSTSVDITARGVDKAYGMRKLVEQTGIAPERMLFIGDRLDEGGNDYPVKAAGWPTRAVGGWEETLTVIEELLAD from the coding sequence CTGCGCCTAGTTGCTTTCGATTTGGACGACACGTTAGCCCCCTCAAAGTCTGAACTTCCGCCCTCAATGGGCACGGCACTGCGCTCCCTTTTGGCTCGGGTGCCGGTCTGTGTCATCTCCGGGGGAAACTTCGCCCAGTTCGAGAGTCAACTGCTGGCCGGCCTGAATGCTGAGGAAGTACTGCTGGAACGGCTGCACCTGATGCCCACCTGCGGAACCCAGTATCTGCGCCGACAGCAGGGCCGATGGGATCAGGTGTACGAGGAGGCCCTCAGCCCCGAGCAGAAGCAGCGGGCAATCGCCGCCCTGACGGTGGCCGCTCACGATCTGGGCCTGTGGGAGACCGATCCTTGGGGCGACATCATCGAGGACCGCCACACTCAGATCACGTTTTCGGCCCTCGGGCAGCAGGCGCCGCTGGCGGCCAAGAAGGCCTGGGACCCGACCGGAGAGAAGAAAGCAGCGCTGGTCAGGCTCCTGTCCCCGGCCCTGCCGGACCTGGAGGTGCGGGGAGGTGGCTCGACCTCGGTGGACATCACCGCTCGCGGAGTGGACAAGGCTTACGGGATGAGAAAACTGGTCGAGCAGACCGGGATTGCCCCGGAGCGGATGCTGTTTATCGGTGACCGGCTGGATGAAGGCGGCAACGACTACCCGGTGAAGGCGGCCGGTTGGCCCACGCGGGCGGTCGGCGGGTGGGAGGAAACCCTCACCGTGATTGAGGAGTTGCTGGCCGACTGA
- a CDS encoding RNA methyltransferase has protein sequence MLLSVENGNWPADHASLRAAFTGLKDVQLRQKWETESGVYLAESRSVIERAVQAGHAPLAFLLAPRWLDQLADVLTATGGDRTGGNLPVFLVPEDETELITGFRVHRGALALFRRPPSPEVDRFLAEATGPIAILEGLVDHTNVGAIFRSAAALGIDRVLVTPTCADPLYRRSVRVSMGAVFQVPWTRLPAWPDLDLLHRHGYEAWALTPNAPAESLDEVQPGGKIALLLGSEGPGLTASTLNQADRRVAIPLDHEVDSLNVATAAAIAFWEVRRLSRPATPQSR, from the coding sequence GTGCTCCTCTCGGTTGAAAACGGGAACTGGCCCGCCGACCACGCCTCGTTGCGCGCGGCCTTTACCGGGCTGAAAGACGTCCAGCTCCGCCAAAAATGGGAGACAGAGTCCGGCGTGTACCTGGCTGAGTCGCGGAGCGTAATCGAGCGCGCAGTCCAAGCCGGCCACGCACCGCTCGCGTTCCTGCTGGCTCCGCGCTGGTTGGACCAACTGGCCGACGTGCTGACCGCCACCGGCGGAGACCGGACCGGCGGGAATCTGCCCGTCTTTCTGGTGCCGGAAGATGAAACGGAACTGATCACCGGGTTCCGCGTCCACCGCGGGGCCCTGGCCCTCTTTCGCCGACCACCCTCACCCGAGGTGGACCGGTTCCTGGCCGAAGCCACCGGTCCGATTGCGATTCTGGAGGGCCTGGTCGACCACACCAATGTGGGGGCAATTTTCCGCTCGGCCGCAGCGCTGGGAATCGATCGGGTGCTGGTCACCCCCACCTGCGCCGACCCGCTGTACCGCCGCTCGGTTCGCGTGTCGATGGGAGCCGTCTTTCAGGTCCCGTGGACGCGCCTTCCCGCCTGGCCGGACCTGGATCTGCTCCACCGACACGGGTACGAGGCCTGGGCCCTGACCCCGAACGCGCCGGCCGAGTCGTTGGACGAGGTCCAGCCGGGAGGCAAGATTGCCCTCCTGCTCGGGAGCGAAGGCCCGGGTTTGACCGCCTCCACGCTCAACCAGGCGGACCGGCGCGTGGCCATCCCCCTGGATCACGAGGTGGACTCACTCAACGTGGCCACGGCCGCCGCCATCGCCTTCTGGGAGGTGCGCCGGCTCAGTCGGCCAGCAACTCCTCAATCACGGTGA
- a CDS encoding DUF3043 domain-containing protein, whose protein sequence is MAKKDSADQTASEPSAEQPAKKGRPTRTRREAELANKRPLVPNDRKLAKQIEREKRNEAYARQQLALQTGDERYLPYRDKGKARRFTRDYIDARWSFSEFLLPMMLLFLVVSLGIGLLGSNPELATTVMLAVTVALYSFFVFSIAEGIWVWQKIKRRFNAHYPKEIIPKGTWFYCYSRMIMARRWRSPKPQAARGEFPDGARKTK, encoded by the coding sequence GTGGCTAAGAAAGATTCAGCAGACCAGACCGCTTCCGAACCCAGCGCAGAGCAGCCGGCCAAGAAGGGGCGACCTACCCGCACCCGGCGGGAGGCCGAACTGGCCAACAAGCGTCCCCTCGTGCCCAACGACCGCAAGCTGGCCAAGCAGATCGAGCGGGAAAAGCGCAACGAGGCCTACGCTCGCCAGCAACTGGCCCTCCAGACCGGCGATGAGCGCTACCTGCCCTACCGCGACAAGGGAAAGGCGCGCCGGTTTACCCGCGACTACATTGATGCCCGCTGGTCTTTCTCCGAGTTCCTGCTGCCGATGATGCTGCTGTTCCTGGTGGTTTCGCTCGGGATCGGGCTCCTTGGCTCCAACCCGGAGCTGGCCACCACGGTGATGCTGGCTGTCACCGTCGCCCTCTACTCTTTCTTCGTCTTTTCCATTGCCGAGGGCATTTGGGTTTGGCAGAAGATCAAGCGGCGGTTCAACGCCCACTACCCCAAGGAAATCATTCCGAAGGGCACCTGGTTCTACTGCTACTCACGCATGATCATGGCCCGGCGCTGGCGTTCGCCTAAGCCGCAGGCGGCCCGCGGCGAGTTCCCGGACGGGGCGCGAAAGACCAAGTAG